One Thermogemmatispora onikobensis DNA window includes the following coding sequences:
- a CDS encoding ABC transporter ATP-binding protein, which translates to MEAAQRPEQPLRLTVSHLSKSYPSPAGPVEVLHGLSFEVEGGELLAVTGPSGTGKTTLLMLLGALDRPDEGEIWLGEQAVHRLRGRAAADFRRRTVGFVFQLFYLLPHLTALENVMVPLLPYRRRLDFDLRTRATELLERVGMGHRLGYPPAKLSGGEQQRVAIARALIHSPQVLLADEPTGNLDPTTARNVLALLREVQRREGQMVIVATHDPQIATMADRQIRLGSAGEAAP; encoded by the coding sequence ATGGAAGCAGCACAACGACCGGAGCAACCGCTCCGGCTCACCGTCAGCCATCTGAGCAAATCCTATCCCAGCCCTGCCGGTCCGGTGGAAGTGCTCCACGGTCTCAGCTTCGAGGTAGAGGGCGGGGAACTGCTCGCCGTTACCGGCCCCTCTGGCACCGGCAAGACCACCTTGCTGATGTTGCTGGGGGCTTTGGATAGGCCGGATGAGGGAGAAATCTGGCTCGGAGAGCAGGCCGTCCATCGCTTACGGGGAAGAGCCGCCGCCGATTTTCGACGCCGTACCGTTGGCTTTGTCTTCCAGCTCTTTTACTTGCTGCCCCATCTGACGGCCCTCGAAAATGTCATGGTCCCCTTGCTGCCCTATCGGCGCAGGCTCGACTTCGATCTGCGGACCCGCGCCACGGAACTGCTCGAACGGGTCGGGATGGGCCATCGTTTAGGCTATCCGCCGGCGAAGCTGTCCGGCGGCGAACAGCAGCGGGTGGCAATCGCACGGGCGCTCATTCACTCCCCCCAGGTCTTGCTGGCTGATGAGCCAACCGGCAATCTTGACCCGACAACAGCAAGGAACGTTCTGGCGCTCTTACGCGAGGTGCAGCGGCGTGAGGGACAGATGGTCATCGTTGCCACCCACGACCCCCAGATCGCTACGATGGCCGACCGGCAGATCCGCCTGGGATCTGCCGGCGAAGCAGCTCCCTAA
- a CDS encoding thiopeptide maturation pyridine synthase produces the protein MSGSSVARSEACAWQSVHVYYYDEQKDALLLDCIQPLFAQARPITPRLFFVRHWLRGPHLRLRFYCPPTQFAAVLKPLIESTVGSYLRQHPSTTRLDEEQLKPLYATLARQEQEIGPLFPLYPDNSIQYLPYDRRLQVLGSEALASLLEDFYVDTNDLAFAMLAYLRQGHSLLTLCFDLMITVAHRQGQHLARGFLSYRSHAEGFIIASSDPARTRALLESRYRQQARTLVARLRQVVAALDQEQDTFPFALTWSQLMQRYQERAAQLLASGQIDLSMASLETDAGDRPPVHRNLAASAFHSALERDQERKQALYSDRWFQSYRLVLNLLYLHFSRLGLRPLDRFLLCHLAANAVEEAFKIDAVEMVSAFSDGTWPGPPYWPAEGGRQHAGA, from the coding sequence ATGTCTGGCAGTAGCGTCGCTCGTTCCGAAGCCTGCGCCTGGCAGAGTGTCCACGTGTACTACTACGATGAGCAGAAGGATGCTCTGCTCCTCGACTGCATTCAACCGCTGTTCGCGCAGGCCAGGCCGATTACGCCCCGACTCTTCTTCGTACGTCACTGGCTGCGTGGCCCGCACCTGCGCCTGCGCTTTTATTGCCCGCCGACGCAGTTTGCAGCCGTGCTCAAGCCACTGATCGAGTCGACTGTCGGCAGCTACCTGCGCCAGCACCCTTCTACCACTCGCCTGGACGAGGAGCAGCTGAAGCCGCTCTATGCCACGCTGGCGCGTCAGGAACAGGAGATCGGGCCGCTTTTTCCGCTCTATCCCGACAATTCGATCCAGTATCTGCCCTACGACCGTCGACTGCAGGTGCTCGGCTCCGAGGCCCTGGCGAGCCTGCTCGAAGATTTCTATGTTGACACCAATGACCTGGCCTTTGCCATGCTGGCCTACCTGCGTCAGGGCCACTCGCTACTGACCCTCTGTTTCGATCTGATGATCACTGTGGCCCATCGGCAGGGCCAGCATCTCGCACGCGGCTTTCTCTCTTACCGCTCTCATGCCGAGGGCTTTATCATCGCCAGCTCCGACCCTGCCCGGACGCGCGCCCTCCTTGAGAGCCGCTATCGGCAACAGGCCAGGACACTGGTCGCCAGGCTACGGCAGGTAGTGGCCGCCCTGGATCAGGAGCAGGATACCTTTCCTTTCGCTCTGACCTGGTCCCAGCTGATGCAGCGCTATCAGGAGCGCGCTGCGCAGCTGCTTGCCTCCGGCCAGATCGACCTGAGCATGGCCAGTCTGGAGACGGACGCGGGGGACCGCCCACCCGTGCACAGGAATCTGGCCGCCAGCGCCTTCCATAGCGCTCTGGAGCGTGATCAGGAGCGCAAGCAGGCGCTCTACAGCGATCGCTGGTTCCAGAGCTATCGTCTGGTACTGAATCTGCTCTACCTGCACTTCAGTCGGCTGGGCCTGCGTCCGCTCGATCGTTTTCTGCTCTGCCACCTGGCCGCTAATGCTGTCGAGGAGGCTTTCAAGATCGATGCCGTTGAGATGGTCAGCGCGTTCAGCGATGGGACCTGGCCAGGGCCACCATATTGGCCAGCAGAAGGAGGGAGACAGCATGCTGGAGCCTGA
- a CDS encoding ABC transporter ATP-binding protein: MSGNSAAIISIERVHKSYGSLKALDGVSLQICSGECFGLLGPNGAGKTTLLSCIEGLIGFQEGHITVNGYDVARHPRKVKSILGVQLQDETLFTDLKAIEAIQFYGALYNTFPTRAEALALLERFDLAEKRNARIGTLSGGQQKRLTLALAMVHKPAIVLLDEPTTGLDPQARHHIWDIVRRLRSEGKTIILTTHYIEEAEILCDRVGIIDHGKILALGTPRELIERMGNLSTVRASLYLPAEKLQRLQTADCVQAVSSDNGLLSVQTSDPQHVLALLEEIGQETGSRPQNVSIRQPNLEDVFLSLTGRSIGPAD; this comes from the coding sequence GTGAGCGGGAACAGTGCCGCGATCATCTCAATAGAGCGCGTACACAAGTCCTACGGGAGCCTGAAGGCCCTCGATGGGGTCTCCTTGCAGATCTGCAGCGGTGAATGCTTTGGCCTGCTCGGCCCCAACGGAGCCGGGAAAACCACCCTGCTCTCGTGTATTGAAGGACTCATCGGCTTTCAGGAGGGGCACATCACCGTCAATGGCTATGATGTCGCCCGTCATCCCCGCAAAGTGAAGAGCATACTGGGGGTGCAACTTCAGGATGAAACGCTTTTCACCGATTTGAAGGCTATTGAGGCCATACAGTTCTACGGAGCACTTTACAACACCTTTCCAACGCGGGCCGAGGCCCTGGCGCTGCTGGAGCGCTTTGACCTGGCCGAGAAGCGCAACGCCCGCATCGGCACACTCTCCGGTGGTCAGCAGAAACGCCTGACGCTGGCGCTGGCGATGGTCCATAAGCCAGCCATCGTCTTGCTGGACGAACCAACCACCGGGCTTGATCCCCAGGCGCGTCATCATATCTGGGACATCGTGCGCCGTCTGCGCAGCGAAGGCAAAACCATCATTCTGACGACGCATTACATTGAGGAGGCCGAGATCCTCTGCGACCGCGTGGGGATCATCGATCACGGCAAGATTCTGGCACTGGGCACACCGCGCGAGCTGATCGAGCGCATGGGCAATCTCTCAACAGTGCGGGCCAGCCTCTATCTGCCAGCCGAGAAGCTGCAGCGACTGCAAACGGCGGACTGCGTCCAGGCAGTGAGTAGCGACAACGGCCTGCTGAGTGTGCAGACTAGCGATCCGCAGCACGTCCTGGCCCTGCTGGAGGAGATCGGCCAGGAGACAGGAAGCCGCCCGCAAAACGTCTCGATCCGCCAGCCCAATCTGGAAGACGTCTTTCTCTCGCTGACGGGCCGCAGCATCGGACCAGCGGACTAA
- a CDS encoding ABC transporter permease — MRRFVTEFRFFTILAFRSRTLLFFSLLVPTGSLLLFGFVFGQNVIPLPGSGGVSYSVWLLPGIIVMNMIASGLMGNSTAMITWRERGIFRRILVTPTAPWEVMLARACTQVLVIVVQTIVAIIVGSLVFHFTFNPLYAPLTLLFIVLGSAVFLLLGQVIASFTDRVEIGNIISQGLYILLTFLTGILLPLQILPDIVSKVAPFTPSYMVAELLRSAMLQGSAGSAPLANIVGCLLYCGAALGLSAAFFRMLR; from the coding sequence ATGCGTCGCTTTGTCACTGAGTTTCGTTTCTTCACTATTTTGGCTTTTCGCAGCCGCACCTTGCTTTTCTTCAGCCTGCTCGTCCCGACAGGCTCGCTGCTGCTCTTCGGCTTCGTCTTCGGTCAGAATGTCATTCCGCTGCCCGGCAGCGGCGGCGTCTCTTATTCAGTCTGGCTGCTGCCAGGGATCATCGTGATGAACATGATCGCTTCTGGCCTCATGGGGAATTCCACAGCGATGATTACCTGGCGCGAACGCGGCATCTTCCGGCGCATCCTGGTAACTCCAACGGCGCCCTGGGAGGTCATGCTGGCCCGCGCCTGCACTCAGGTGCTGGTGATCGTCGTCCAGACCATCGTAGCGATCATTGTCGGCAGTCTGGTCTTTCACTTCACCTTTAACCCGCTCTACGCCCCACTGACCTTGTTGTTCATCGTTCTCGGCTCAGCTGTCTTTCTGCTGCTGGGGCAGGTCATTGCCTCCTTTACGGATCGCGTCGAGATTGGCAACATCATCAGCCAGGGCCTGTACATTCTTCTGACCTTTCTGACAGGTATCTTGCTACCTCTGCAGATTCTGCCAGATATTGTCTCTAAAGTCGCTCCTTTCACACCCTCCTATATGGTTGCTGAGCTGCTGCGCAGCGCAATGTTGCAGGGGAGCGCAGGGAGCGCGCCGCTCGCCAATATCGTCGGCTGTCTGTTGTACTGTGGCGCCGCCCTTGGCCTGTCGGCGGCCTTCTTCCGCATGCTGCGCTGA
- a CDS encoding amidohydrolase family protein, translating into MSYTILRDVRLIEGGAEAGIREGCDLWLQGERIEAITEARAREPLRGAGEEISCSGLYCLPGLIDMHTHVTSPGEERIQGSDDFRRVLARHGRQALGAGVTTLRDLGGWPEVLLRLRAGAARSPFFPNLVVAGPFLTAPGGHPTTSLFHGLTTLRRAATRELSEPEQACAVVDQLAASGVDFIKVVSTACLIVPQEEAQVPKLRPEVFAAIVAAAHAHGLKVVAHTMTAADVREAVLLGCDGIEHGIVCDAVEATCEPELLDQLRERQICYVPTLAAIEQLAPRFLEQAMQNARRLAEHGVLIGVGSDAGNPGVSFGTGLLRECELLFAAGIPPAQIIAAATSSAAAQLGRGTLLGRLSPGYQADLLLLRANPLEYPGNLRQIEAVFKAGCCVASRPASVFRRQRSSASFQEPLS; encoded by the coding sequence ATGAGCTACACGATCCTGCGGGACGTCCGTCTGATTGAGGGCGGAGCGGAGGCGGGCATCAGGGAAGGGTGCGATCTCTGGCTGCAGGGGGAACGCATCGAGGCCATTACGGAGGCCCGCGCTCGCGAGCCGCTCCGGGGAGCAGGAGAAGAGATCTCCTGTTCTGGCCTCTACTGCTTGCCCGGCCTGATCGATATGCACACACACGTTACCTCGCCCGGCGAGGAGCGTATTCAGGGTAGCGATGACTTTCGTCGCGTACTGGCCAGGCATGGCCGTCAGGCGCTGGGGGCTGGGGTGACCACGCTGCGCGATCTGGGAGGCTGGCCAGAGGTGCTGCTTCGCCTGCGAGCGGGGGCGGCGCGCAGCCCTTTTTTTCCCAATCTTGTTGTGGCTGGTCCTTTCCTGACGGCACCCGGTGGCCATCCCACCACCAGCCTCTTTCATGGACTGACGACACTGCGGCGAGCGGCCACCCGTGAGCTGAGCGAGCCAGAGCAAGCGTGTGCGGTGGTCGACCAGCTCGCCGCCAGTGGCGTCGACTTCATCAAGGTCGTCTCCACGGCCTGTTTGATCGTTCCCCAGGAGGAGGCCCAGGTCCCCAAGCTGCGCCCCGAGGTCTTTGCAGCCATCGTCGCCGCGGCCCACGCCCACGGCCTGAAGGTCGTTGCTCATACCATGACGGCGGCAGATGTACGTGAGGCGGTGCTGCTCGGCTGCGATGGCATCGAGCATGGCATTGTTTGCGACGCCGTCGAGGCGACGTGCGAGCCGGAGCTGCTCGACCAGCTGCGAGAGCGCCAGATCTGCTACGTGCCAACGCTGGCCGCTATTGAGCAACTGGCGCCTCGCTTCCTGGAGCAGGCGATGCAAAACGCCAGGCGCCTCGCTGAGCATGGGGTGCTCATTGGTGTGGGCAGCGACGCTGGCAATCCAGGCGTCTCCTTCGGGACCGGGCTGCTGCGCGAGTGTGAATTGCTCTTCGCGGCTGGCATTCCACCAGCGCAGATTATCGCCGCAGCTACCAGCAGCGCCGCGGCGCAGCTCGGGCGCGGCACGCTATTGGGCCGCCTCAGTCCCGGCTACCAGGCCGATCTGTTGCTGCTGCGGGCCAATCCGCTGGAGTACCCCGGCAATCTCAGGCAGATCGAGGCTGTTTTCAAGGCCGGCTGTTGTGTGGCCTCACGTCCTGCTTCCGTTTTCCGCCGTCAGCGTTCATCAGCTTCCTTCCAGGAGCCTCTTTCGTGA
- a CDS encoding SagB family peptide dehydrogenase, translating into MLEPERRASPLGQPPEEAPLTALQRYIAEAQHFPEREVVDWQHAPLKYKVYRGGDCLRLAFLRPPLPGASQEKARQPFGAAQFGQMLAAIYGLTRQRWTGAESYNAIAAGSTLPILDPHTHPFKQDLLRPVPSGGGLYPCEVYAVIGAGQALPAGVYHYDPIHHALDVIQDAGACSEQDNQCLTALLETLLEPPACNADFALVLSCFFWKNAFKYGEFAYRLQGLDLGIVLGQALAVGSSYGLESSVHFRFVDSAVNALLKLDEAYESAYAVIVFSLGDRPRAPGAGWQRWQKAAASPSSVADERARLQPLSSLPLSAALHRASLIRARSHPQPQPGDLGAEGTLRGPAAGATIAMSDDLGLELARGTPRRHSARYYFQPGLISEQQCAQLLYAAGRALQSDLTPSGSCPPRLLLYCLVAGVHGLDPGIYCYTPGARYWQLVRPGDSRLQLQQIVAHTGYHNVYHINLHIFPVGEYSEGVRRYGPRWYRIQNMLAGSAIQRLYLAAALLGLGCHTSLAYSIEGVNRLLGLERGATALAQVLIAPERLAGQYYELPLAAALAEAWPEG; encoded by the coding sequence ATGCTGGAGCCTGAGCGCAGGGCCTCGCCGCTCGGGCAGCCGCCAGAGGAAGCGCCACTGACAGCGCTCCAGCGCTATATTGCGGAGGCCCAGCATTTTCCGGAGCGCGAGGTAGTGGACTGGCAGCACGCTCCGCTGAAATATAAAGTCTATCGCGGCGGCGATTGCCTGCGCCTGGCTTTTCTGAGGCCGCCCTTACCAGGGGCCAGCCAGGAGAAAGCTCGCCAGCCGTTTGGGGCTGCTCAGTTCGGCCAGATGCTGGCCGCTATCTATGGTCTGACGCGCCAGCGCTGGACCGGGGCCGAGAGCTATAACGCCATCGCCGCCGGGAGCACGCTGCCGATCCTTGACCCACACACCCACCCCTTCAAGCAGGATCTGCTGCGGCCTGTGCCTTCCGGCGGGGGCCTCTACCCCTGTGAGGTCTATGCCGTGATCGGCGCCGGTCAGGCTCTGCCCGCCGGTGTCTACCACTATGACCCCATCCACCACGCTCTGGATGTGATCCAGGACGCCGGGGCCTGCTCAGAGCAGGACAACCAGTGCCTGACAGCGCTGCTGGAGACGCTGCTAGAGCCACCGGCCTGCAACGCCGATTTCGCGCTGGTCCTGAGCTGCTTCTTCTGGAAGAACGCCTTCAAATATGGTGAATTTGCCTACCGCTTGCAAGGTCTCGACCTGGGGATCGTGCTGGGCCAGGCGCTGGCGGTCGGCAGCTCTTACGGGCTGGAGAGTAGCGTTCATTTCCGCTTTGTTGATAGCGCTGTCAATGCTCTGCTGAAGCTGGACGAGGCCTATGAGAGCGCGTATGCGGTCATCGTCTTCAGTCTTGGAGATAGGCCGCGCGCTCCAGGCGCTGGCTGGCAGCGCTGGCAGAAAGCGGCTGCCTCGCCGTCCAGCGTGGCAGACGAGCGGGCGCGTCTGCAGCCCCTCAGTAGTCTGCCGCTCTCCGCAGCCCTGCATCGCGCCTCGCTGATCAGGGCACGTAGCCACCCTCAGCCTCAGCCTGGGGACCTCGGGGCAGAGGGGACCCTGCGGGGACCAGCCGCAGGGGCCACCATTGCTATGAGCGACGATCTCGGGCTGGAGCTGGCCAGGGGTACGCCACGGCGCCATTCAGCGCGCTACTACTTCCAGCCTGGCCTCATCAGTGAGCAGCAGTGCGCACAGTTGCTCTATGCTGCTGGGCGCGCTCTACAGAGCGATCTCACCCCCTCCGGGTCCTGCCCGCCTCGCCTGCTGCTCTATTGTCTCGTCGCTGGCGTGCATGGCCTCGATCCCGGCATCTACTGTTATACACCCGGTGCTCGCTATTGGCAGCTTGTCAGGCCAGGAGATAGCCGTCTACAATTACAGCAAATCGTGGCTCATACCGGCTATCATAATGTCTATCACATCAATCTGCATATCTTCCCGGTCGGAGAGTATAGCGAAGGAGTGCGCCGCTACGGACCCCGCTGGTACCGTATCCAGAACATGCTGGCAGGGAGCGCCATTCAGCGCCTCTATCTGGCCGCCGCGTTGCTCGGCCTGGGCTGCCATACCAGCCTGGCTTACTCCATCGAAGGAGTCAACAGGTTGCTTGGCCTTGAAAGAGGAGCGACGGCGCTGGCTCAGGTATTGATCGCACCCGAGCGACTCGCGGGTCAATATTACGAGCTGCCGCTAGCGGCAGCCCTGGCAGAAGCGTGGCCAGAAGGATAA
- a CDS encoding lantibiotic dehydratase C-terminal domain-containing protein — MMEQRRWISAHLFYHGDLSALLVGCVQPLLIRLEQSGLISAYFFVRYWQGGPHLRLRLLPRTASAAAPIMDEVRQAATGYFQQYPAPDSLDPGRYQEISGYLSLMEFGRAESGPLYPNNSVHFLPYVPEYKHYGGQQAMPSIEEHFWESSAIALALLRQGVDRKQRTAHSTAAMLLTAALEDPTRTATARVIEHFYFSWERMPASLRTQLLARFDQQYEQQRQRLERLSAQLLQLSAQAEPDLDGFSTALGRWLRSIRQLYRKLQELDQAGLLLPQPPSARPARPSSITIGTPLSVVLRCAHMHNNRLGLLILEEAYVLHLLKCALSEEGRASASNQQPDPFAGSPF, encoded by the coding sequence ATGATGGAGCAGCGTCGCTGGATCAGCGCCCATCTCTTCTACCACGGAGATCTGAGCGCGCTCCTGGTCGGCTGCGTCCAGCCGTTGCTCATACGCCTGGAGCAGAGTGGCCTGATCTCCGCCTACTTCTTCGTGCGCTATTGGCAGGGAGGACCACATCTTCGCCTGCGCCTCTTGCCACGGACGGCCAGCGCTGCAGCGCCGATCATGGACGAGGTGCGCCAGGCCGCCACTGGCTATTTTCAGCAGTATCCAGCGCCCGACTCGCTGGACCCAGGGCGCTACCAGGAGATCAGCGGCTATCTCTCCCTGATGGAGTTTGGCCGCGCGGAGTCCGGGCCGCTCTATCCGAATAACAGTGTGCACTTTCTGCCCTATGTGCCAGAATATAAGCACTACGGTGGGCAGCAGGCCATGCCTTCCATCGAAGAGCATTTCTGGGAGTCGAGCGCCATCGCCCTGGCCCTGCTGAGACAGGGCGTCGACCGCAAGCAGCGCACGGCTCATAGCACGGCGGCTATGCTGTTGACCGCCGCCCTGGAAGATCCGACGCGCACGGCAACGGCCCGGGTGATCGAACACTTCTACTTTTCGTGGGAGCGCATGCCCGCCAGCCTGCGCACTCAGCTGCTGGCTCGCTTTGATCAGCAGTACGAGCAGCAGCGCCAGCGCCTTGAGCGGCTCAGCGCACAGCTCTTGCAGCTCTCTGCCCAGGCAGAGCCAGACCTCGACGGATTCTCAACGGCCCTCGGGCGCTGGCTGCGCTCCATTCGCCAGCTCTACCGCAAGCTCCAGGAGCTGGATCAGGCTGGCCTGCTGCTGCCACAACCGCCGTCCGCCAGGCCGGCGAGGCCGTCGTCGATCACGATCGGTACGCCGTTGAGCGTTGTGCTCCGTTGCGCCCATATGCACAATAACCGCCTCGGGCTGCTGATCCTCGAAGAAGCCTACGTCCTTCACCTTCTTAAGTGCGCTCTCAGTGAGGAGGGCCGGGCCAGCGCATCCAATCAGCAACCCGACCCGTTCGCTGGCAGCCCATTCTAG
- a CDS encoding FtsX-like permease family protein, with product MAHYLWLGLRQQRGRTLLASVGFLVAACALLLLSAATQATVFRTTQLISLHWRPTYDLVVVPAHQAVPSPGSSIPPDQFEGFTGRISMQQYAEIQHLPGVSVAAPIAFISYVQYPMSTIDFGSYPPGFYQLSWTLTASNGQRSIVEYQTTTIVYALKGHCPPTLAGRFCQPLTQKQFAPLQAIGVGDYFYSADTYFTGVPNPGAFLLAAIDPVAENQLVHLNQSLVFGGPLPEQITLARDPEYPMISGVTASQKVPNYDVPLLINTQLPGAISLHVSLSRLVTASTDPQQIAALGGSAYLNSAPRQPVFVSNVPLPQNDLQLFSEGNDLVLRGSSLVVGHPGYTKFPLNFTTSPSSLTYRPTTPPPGARGPAYTLVPGSQQPPPGTSGSEVAFRSLNPLPGKLTPQKGFLGQSFAYETTFDTIYNNAAYTARPVGRFDGSRLAASFGDALNWLPENTYTPSPVILRYNAQGQPVAPVSLLPTTNQAGFTLEPPLALTTLAAARQILGDRCISVIRVRVEGNVTPDQAGWERVARVAQEIHDRTGLEAIVTLGASPRPTLVYVPGLQAGQMPGVTQTIPPIGWVEERWITIGAGLIYLHQLGTIQSLLLSGVLLASLGYVILTMQALLVTQRGELAILSALGWRSWHLATLLLGQALILALSGGLVGSGLALLLCKLLGLSPPTVLIVWTLPAMLGLALLGVLAPLGRIWRLQPASLLRSGSVIRPQHLPATPTRRSASLGVRLFPLTTLAVRNLIRVPLRTLLLVSSLLLSTLLLVVTIMGLLAFRQQLQGTLLGQEVLLQTALPQLASVLFAILLTFLSVADLLVLEVHERQSEIALLQAVGWTPRLVQGMVLREGLLLALMGSLPGLGLAFALLRFQQQQPAPAMALLVGTGAVAFLLLVTVLATLPALRLIGRLRLPEILRRE from the coding sequence ATGGCGCACTATCTCTGGCTGGGACTGCGCCAACAGCGGGGTCGGACTTTGCTCGCCAGCGTCGGTTTTCTGGTCGCCGCCTGCGCGCTACTACTGCTCTCCGCCGCCACGCAGGCCACCGTCTTCCGCACCACGCAGCTCATCAGTCTGCACTGGCGGCCTACCTATGATCTGGTCGTCGTCCCTGCTCATCAAGCGGTGCCCTCGCCGGGCAGCAGCATTCCGCCCGATCAATTCGAAGGCTTCACTGGCAGGATCAGCATGCAACAGTATGCCGAGATCCAGCACCTGCCTGGTGTCAGCGTAGCCGCCCCCATTGCCTTCATCAGCTACGTTCAGTATCCTATGTCGACCATCGATTTCGGCTCCTATCCCCCGGGCTTCTATCAGCTCAGCTGGACCCTCACCGCCTCCAACGGGCAGCGATCGATCGTCGAATATCAGACCACCACCATCGTCTACGCCCTCAAAGGTCACTGTCCACCCACGCTGGCCGGACGCTTCTGCCAGCCGCTCACTCAGAAACAGTTCGCGCCCTTGCAGGCGATCGGCGTGGGAGACTACTTCTACTCGGCTGATACTTATTTTACGGGCGTGCCGAATCCGGGGGCTTTCCTGCTGGCGGCCATTGATCCTGTGGCCGAAAACCAGCTCGTGCATCTCAACCAGAGCCTGGTTTTCGGCGGCCCCTTGCCTGAGCAGATCACCCTCGCCCGTGATCCCGAGTACCCCATGATCTCGGGCGTCACTGCATCGCAAAAGGTGCCTAACTACGACGTTCCCCTTCTGATCAACACGCAACTGCCCGGCGCCATCAGCCTGCACGTTTCCTTGAGCCGCCTGGTCACCGCCAGCACTGACCCTCAGCAGATCGCCGCGCTAGGTGGCAGCGCCTATCTTAACAGCGCTCCCAGGCAACCCGTCTTTGTCAGCAACGTCCCCTTGCCTCAGAACGATCTGCAGCTCTTCTCTGAGGGCAATGATCTGGTGCTGCGTGGCTCCTCTCTCGTTGTAGGGCACCCAGGCTATACCAAATTTCCCCTCAATTTCACGACCAGCCCCTCCAGCCTGACCTATCGCCCAACGACGCCCCCGCCTGGTGCCAGAGGTCCCGCCTACACCCTGGTTCCTGGCTCGCAGCAACCCCCGCCAGGCACCTCCGGCAGCGAGGTAGCCTTTCGCTCCCTGAACCCGCTCCCCGGCAAGCTGACACCGCAAAAAGGCTTTCTTGGCCAAAGCTTTGCCTATGAGACCACCTTTGATACCATTTATAATAACGCGGCCTACACCGCTCGGCCGGTCGGTCGCTTTGATGGCAGCCGTCTTGCTGCCTCCTTTGGCGATGCCCTCAACTGGCTACCCGAGAACACCTATACTCCTTCTCCCGTCATCCTCCGCTACAATGCCCAGGGTCAGCCGGTAGCTCCCGTCTCGCTCTTGCCGACCACCAATCAGGCCGGCTTCACCCTTGAGCCGCCCTTAGCGCTAACCACCCTGGCCGCCGCTCGTCAGATCCTTGGCGACCGTTGCATCAGCGTCATCCGCGTCCGCGTGGAGGGCAATGTCACCCCCGATCAGGCCGGCTGGGAGCGCGTTGCCCGCGTGGCCCAGGAAATCCACGACCGCACAGGTTTAGAAGCCATCGTGACCCTGGGCGCGTCCCCGCGACCGACCCTGGTCTATGTTCCTGGTCTGCAGGCCGGGCAGATGCCGGGAGTGACCCAAACCATCCCTCCCATCGGCTGGGTGGAAGAGCGCTGGATCACCATTGGAGCTGGCCTGATCTACCTGCACCAGCTCGGTACTATCCAGAGCCTGTTACTCTCTGGGGTCCTGCTGGCGTCCCTGGGGTATGTCATCCTGACCATGCAGGCGCTCCTGGTCACCCAACGGGGCGAATTAGCCATCTTATCCGCCTTGGGCTGGCGCTCCTGGCACCTGGCCACGCTCTTGCTCGGTCAGGCGCTGATCCTCGCCCTAAGCGGTGGCCTTGTCGGTAGTGGCCTGGCCTTGCTCCTCTGCAAGCTACTCGGGCTGAGTCCTCCCACAGTGCTCATTGTCTGGACCTTGCCAGCTATGCTCGGCCTGGCACTGCTCGGCGTGCTCGCTCCCCTTGGGCGCATCTGGAGACTGCAGCCAGCTTCTCTGCTGCGTAGTGGCAGCGTAATCAGGCCGCAGCATCTACCAGCTACTCCCACGCGGCGGAGCGCGAGCCTGGGGGTGCGCCTCTTCCCGCTGACAACCCTGGCTGTGCGCAACCTGATCCGTGTGCCACTTCGGACACTGCTGCTCGTCAGCAGTCTGCTCCTGTCGACGCTGCTGCTAGTAGTGACCATCATGGGCCTGCTCGCCTTCCGCCAGCAGCTGCAGGGCACGCTCCTGGGCCAGGAGGTCCTGCTGCAGACCGCGCTGCCCCAGCTTGCCAGCGTTCTCTTCGCTATCCTGTTGACCTTCCTGAGCGTGGCCGATCTCCTGGTCCTGGAGGTCCACGAGCGCCAGAGTGAAATCGCCCTCTTGCAGGCTGTAGGGTGGACTCCCCGACTGGTTCAAGGCATGGTACTCCGCGAGGGCCTCCTGCTCGCTCTGATGGGTTCGCTGCCGGGCCTGGGTTTGGCCTTCGCTCTCCTCCGCTTCCAGCAACAGCAACCGGCGCCAGCAATGGCCCTGCTGGTGGGAACAGGTGCTGTCGCCTTCTTGCTCCTGGTCACTGTCCTGGCCACGCTGCCGGCCCTACGGCTCATCGGTCGTCTTCGTTTGCCAGAGATTCTAAGAAGGGAGTAG